From the Elgaria multicarinata webbii isolate HBS135686 ecotype San Diego chromosome 19, rElgMul1.1.pri, whole genome shotgun sequence genome, the window AATGGGACTAagttcagtcccattcatttcagtgggtctcctcttAAGTAGGGACGTGTGTCGGATTCTGCACCGTGCCTCTGACGAAGTGGAGAGCATCCAAGAAGGCTTATGTCCAAATAATTGTGTTAGCTTTTAagatcattgaatcatagaatagtagagttggaaggggcctctaaggccatcgagtccaaccccctgctcaatgcaggaatccaccctaaagcatccctgacagatggttgtccagctgcctcttgaaggcctctagtgtgggagagcccaccacctccctagggcatcagttccattgtcgtactgctctaacagtcaggacatttttcctgatgtccaaccaaaatctggcttcctgccacttgagcccgttattccgtgtcctgcactctgggaagatggagaagagatcctggccctcctctgtgtgacgacctttcaagtatttgaagagtgctctcatgtctcccctcaatcttctctcctccaggctaaacatgcccagtcctttcagtctctcttcatagggctttgtttccagacccctgatgccagaagacatttttctttggttttgtttGGGCTGCAACGGACTGAGATACCTGGGAATATAAAACTGCAGCGAGCAGGCAaaggaaactacatttcccaccCTCCTCCGAGGCCCCTTGGAACCAGCAATTGGAAGATTTAAATAGACCCGTCCAGAAGCAACCAAACTATTTGACAGGGCTAACGGCCCTCCTTTGACGCTTGCCCATTGGCTGGCGAGGCCTTTATTGGGGACCAGACTGGCTGATGGGGCTGTCATTGactctcccccccactccaccaccCCGTTCCTGCTCCAAGCTTGGTGGATCTGCAAAGTAAACAGCAATGTGCATTGTGCCTTCCCACTTCTATATTTAACAGCTGCTGTCTCTTTTTTGGTCGCTTCCCCAGGCTCATGACTTTGGGGAGAGGTGGGGCAGGGGCTGCccagggtttggggagggggggaagggaccCTATCCAGAGGTTTGGTGCGTGTGCCTTTTTTTAATTACTGTTCTTCCCCAAAAGCTGATTTCTTTTGTAGAAGCAGATCCACCATGCCGGCAGCTCAGAGCCGGGCCCGGGCCCGAGACAGGAACGTCTTGAACCGAGCCGAGTTCCTCTCGTTGAACCAGCCCTTGAAAGGGGCCCAGGAACCCAGGAGTTCGGGACGGCGGCCGAACAGCCAGGGCGGTGCTGCCCCGGCCCCGAGCGAGGGGGCCAAGGAGCGCCGGCAGTCCCAGCAGCTGCCCGAAGAGGATTGCATGCTGCTAAACCCTTCCTTCAAAGGCATCGCTTACAATTCCCTGTTGGCCATCGACATCTCGCTCTCCAAGAGGCTGGGGGTGTGCGCCAGCAACGCCTCGGCCTGGGGCAATGCCCGCTCCATGATCAACCTCATCGGGATAACCGGCCACGGCGTGCCCTGGATCGGGGGCACGCTCGTCTGTTTGGTTAAGAGTAGCACCTTGGCCGGCCAAGAGGTCCTCTTGAACCTACTGCTGGGTGAGTCGCTTCTCCAACACTCCTTCGAGGCCGGCCTCCTTGCCACACAGCGTGGCGGGCTGCCCTCCCATCCACGTCCCTTCCTCCCGGTGCCAGCCGGAGGTGTCATCAGGGCAGGCCTCGCAGGGACCCCTTTTTTTATAAGCAGGGTCACGGACGTcgtctgccaccaccaccctcggATGCCCCCTATCCCCTCTGCGCTTAGCTGCCATCCTTACCATAcctggtgggggttggggggttggggggaagatGAATTTTCCCAGCGACGATCTATTGGTTTACATTGTACAGCAAAGGATTTGGGGATGGCCCCGTCTGGAATGGGCAATTGAGGCCCATTCGACTTACAAGAGAGGTGCTTCTGGTGGCTTCTTGATGTGGATCCACGTGGACGCCTGCAAGGGCTCTCCTTGGGGGACGTGGCTTTGGGAGCAGTCATGATGGGCGGCTGCTCTTCGAAACTTGCCGCCATGCTACCGCTCCAGATTTTGGAGGACACTTGGGCGAAGAATCCTCAAAGGGGCACCCAGTGAGTCTGCTTTCCTCCTGCCTTTgctccgcctcctcttcctcctcattgctcccacttgcttgcctgtcaggcagagagccaatgagcaagtcaGCAGTAGCATCCCTTccgcctccttctcaccacctcggTTGCCTGGACCAGAGGCAGGTAAACCAGAAGGTTgccatgatgaagaggaggaggggcgtAGGGACCCCAGGAGGGTTGGATGGGGACCCTGGTCCTGACTTTCTGCAACTGTATCACAATCTCGAACATCTACCAAGAGCAGCTTCTGACGGGCACCACCTCTGCTCCGCTTTAGACAGTGCAGTTGTCAAGAGGCGCATGCTCGGTGCTCTTCCAGTTTCGATGTTCCTTCCACCCCACCGCAGACTCGCTGAAGTCTCCGCCTTTCAGAAGCAATGCAAAACTTATCCGGTGTGGTGTTGTGGTTCGGGTGCAGAACGAGGCCGTGGAGATGTGCCACGGCGCGTGCTTCGTTCCGGGGACTTTACAACGTTGCGCTAGGCGGCAGCTTTCGCATCCAAGGGCCTTGGTCATGGTGCACGGTTCATCCTAGGGCCATTATGATGTTGCGCTCACTTGCTAGTATGGCCGAGGGCCTTTGTCATGGTGTGCACTTCGTCCTGGGGACATGATGCTGCTGCACTAGGCGGCTTGCAGGTCCAATGGTTACTGTCGTGGTGTGTGGTCCGTCACATCACTGACTCCTCACCACACCTAGGGGAACATGTGCTGAGAGACCTAGCCGCCAGTAGTAGGACTCTCAGTAGATGCCAGGTTGGAGTTTTTACTGAGCAAAATAGACCTCTCCTCAGCTCCAAAACGTTACGGGTTTTGCTTCAGGtgccatctcatagaatcatagaatagtagagttggaaggggcctctaaggccatcgagtccaaccccctgctcaatgcaggaatccaccctaaagcatccctgacaaatggttgtccagctgcttcttgaaggtagtagaggcccacaacctccctaggtaactggttccattgtcgtactgctctaacagtcaggaagtttttcctgatgtccagccggaatctgacctcctgtaacttgagcccgttattccgtgtcctgcactctgggaggatcgagaagagatcctggccctcctctgtgtttgaagagtgctatcatgcctcccctcaatcttctcttctcatgaGTCCAAAACGCTGCATCAGCACAGGCCCTCAGTTCGAAACCCAGAAACCTTTCCGCTTCGTCATGCGTCGCGGGGGGGACGGGCCCCGTTCTGGTCCTTCGGCGTTTGCTGGTTGCCGTGGCGATACAGGGCGAAACGACCCGCGCTGCAACCTGATCTCTTGAAGGTGCAGCTGCACCTGACAGCAGCAGGAATCCATGGCCTGGTGTGAACTCACATTGCAGGGGAAAGATATATCGGTTGTGCCTATTGCTTTGAGAGATGATCTTTCAACAGTGTGCGCACAGCCGAgaagggcgggggaggggggagagcatgaAGTATAAAGTGGTTGAGGACCTGATGGGAGCCTGATTGTGATCTACCGAAATGATGGATCCTTTCAAACAAACCCAGTACACAGGGATCAGCCAATATTGTCTCCTTTGGTATGAATGAAAATAACCTGGGAGTTCAGTGACCTCCTTTTAGTTCTTGGTTCTAGGTCAGTACACATCTGCCCTAAGTTCCCTGCCCTACTAGCCTTATTGATTCATTCGTTCGTTTCTTTAAAagtgatgcaaaaaaaaaaggaaaaaaaaaggcaaactccatgtcaggTATAAccagaaaaggaattgggaataaaactgccagtatcgtactgcccttatacaaatctatggtgcgaccacacttggaatactgtgtaagTTCTGGTCATCACGCCTAAAAacggatattatggagctggaaaaagtgcagaaaagggtgactaaaatgattcaggggactggagcatctcccctacgagggaaggtgacatcaactgggattgtttagcttggaaaaaatggaggctgaggggagacaggatagtggtgtacaaaatgatgcacggtgcggagaatgtggaccgggagacatttttctccctctctcaaaatactagaacccaacatggtcatcccatgaagctgattggtgggagattcaggacagattgaaaaagtccttccttttttatttgcccatgttccccagcaactggtgttcattggcttactgcctctgatactggtggtagcatagagccattaggactagtagccactgatagccttctcctccaggaatttaacccctttttaaagccatccaaattggtggccatcttgtggtagtgagttccatagtttaactatgcgctgtgtgaatagGGTCAGGCCTGTTTGCTGGGTGTTGAATTTCCAGGATCTCGAAACGGACATGGCTAGATTTGGGGAGATGCAGTTGTATGTTGCATTCTGCCTGTGATTGGAACTCAATGGGACGCTGTCGCTTTGGGAAAGGAAATACAGATTTTTCCCTCACCTGGTTTGGTCCTGCTTGGATTTTGATATGCcaggcaaaaaaaataaaatctgatgcAGTCACTGGGCTGACAGCCACCTGTTGGCTCAGCTGTTCCTCAGCTGAAAAAACACAGAACGAGGAAATTGCCCCAAATTTGGAGTTCTTTCTCTCTGGCCTCTGTTCTAGGGGACTAAAACAGCTAAGTCTCTAACATTAGCATggtacaattattattttaaaagtagaAGCTAGGAAGTCCATCGGTTGTAAGCTCACTAGATAGCCTTAGTCGATCACACACActattatacataatataaaaaccatttacatgcaaacatataaatagggtgaccagatgacttgGAAAACCCTGGAAACCTCCAGAAAAATGGGGATCTCCGGGGCAAATGGGACTAGGCCCCAATTTACTGGGGGAAAGGCCTGGAGGATGCATTTCCAGACTTCCGGGAAACAGAcagcacatatacacacataactaagcaattttaaacaatcGACAATAAAATATTCAACAATAAAACTGAAACTAGCCAAAGGCAAAGCATccgatttttatttaaaaaatggcaggatttTATATTATATACGAATCAGGGACATACTCAGCagtatttgtcaaagcctttgctcagattatggaaaagagactaaatataagTCGATATggtgaagaattataaagaaaacctCCAATCAGGTTGTGGATTCCACCCATATCTCGGTTTAGAAGTAAAGGGGTAAAATATACATCTATGTTAAATGTAGTAGCCAATAATTAGCTTTAAATCCGTTgtgttcctttttatttattttccttggtgggttgtttttctctttctgttggttggtttaattttgttttggaaaattatTAACATCTTTAAATATGATGAGGATGAAGAAGAACCCCGGACCTGATTAAAACTTCGTCATATCCTAAATTCCTAATTGTTAGATCTAGAAATATAAGCAGGTGGGCCAAGGCACGCTTTACTCGACCTGCTGTGATCTTAGTAGGTGTGCAGTGAAGTGGGATAAACACTGAATGTTGCGTAGGGCAAAGAGAGACAAATATGCCATCTCCTTCTCTTGGCGTATCCCTCCCGATGCAAGTGAGGGTATCCATCGGGCATCACCCTGTAAATCCATTGACTTTATTTTCCTCGGGTGCTGCAGGAAAGGCACCCCCGTTTTGATCTGACTGCAGTTGCCTTTGTATGTagtttttttaaagctgttctTAACTGCCATAGTAGCTACTAATATtgtattgttattaatattaataatgtatGGAGACCCATAAAcattcatagaagcatagaatggtagagttggaaggggcctataaggccatggagtccaacacgctgctcaatccaccctaaagcatccctgacagatggctgtccagctgcctcttgaaggcctctagtgtgggagagcccaccacctccctaggccactggttccattgccatactgctctaacagtcaggaagtttttcctgatgtccagccgggatcTGGACAAAGTATGTTttggctttgatttttaaaaagatgcagtTGTGTCTTCTGGTCTGTTCCTCCATTcactgtgacacacacacattattcgcAGTGTTTATGTACCACCATCTCTCACTCCCGTTAGCACTATTCACACGTGTCATTCAGGTACCACTCCTACACACTGATGCTGTTCGCACAACTCATTCCAACAGCTGACTTTTAATagtgctccttccttcctcccttctctcctccccctcccaatctATAACTCCTTCAATCCTTTTGTACGTTCCTCGGTGTAAAATGCCTTTCAGCAGGTGGAATGTTTGCCAACATTCCATAACGACTCAGAAGCTAAGCCAGTAGCTGGTGATGGACACCCATTTGAATGAACTGTGCAACTGctgatgtatatgtatagatgaaaatttagGGATACCCATCCACTCTTCTTTCGTTGGCCTGCCATTCATGTGTATTTCCACCCTGGAAATGTTCTTTGTCCTAATTGCAGAACTTCTGGGCAGAACTGAACAGGTACGAACAACCAGGCTCTAGCTGGAACCAGGACGGAGGCTAGAAAACACATTTTCTGTGATTCAGCAGAGATCTGGACCCCTTCCATGCTCAAAGGCATCTCTCCTGTCAGGGAGCTAGTCATGGATTCTCACTCGCTTCCAGTTTGAGACCTCGGCAAGGCAGCCCTGCAGGGGATAGGACAACTGGGAAAGGTTTTCTTCAGTGAGAGGGGTTTTGCAGCTGCGAGGAGATGCCACCACCCGAGGGGAAATCTTTATGTGTATGTAGGCTGCTTGGCTCTAATGCAACGTGACAGGAACATGAGCtaaggaaagaaaggaggaaggaagagagaaaattcAGGGTATTTCTTGAAGGCAGCTGAAGAATGaaggtttaaaaaaaattgcagaggGAAGCAGGAGGAAAAAACCTAATGGGGCATTTTTGCTGAGGGAGAAGTTGACACATCAGTGTTCTTCAAGGGGAGATTATAAAACTACgggattgcgtccagttctgggctccacaattcaagaaggatgcagacaagctgaagtgtgtttagaggagggcaatgaggatgatcaggggtctggaaacaaagccctatgaagagagactgaaagaactgggcatgtttagcctggagaagagaagattgaggggagacatgatagcactcttcaaatactcgaaaggttgtcacacagaggagggccaggatctcttctcgatcctcccagagtgcaggatacggaataatgggctcaagtgacgggaagccagattctggctggacatcaggaaaaacgtcctgactgttagagcagtacggctaTGGAAttcgtgacctagggaggtggtggtgggctctcccacactagaggggttcaagaggcagctggacaaccatctgtcagggatgctttagggtggattcccgcactgagcaggaggttggacttgatggccttgtagactccttccaactctactattctatgattctgtgaccgagtgaggactagaacctggttctcctgagtcctagtccaacacccgaactgctacaccacactggctccccagTCCAATCATACACAGGACTCAATGTTGCACAAGGACTTCTCTTTCAACTCCCTTTTATCTTCTAGTGTATTTCTCATAGGATGCATGAAGGAGAGTCCAGGGGCATTTATTCTACAGTATCCAGAATTTTCAAATCCTTGTTCCTCAGCTTGCCTGCAATGAAAGGTTTCTTTCCGCTCGCTCACCCTCTTGAAGGGTTTTCTCTCTCCGGAATAGCTGCAGAGGCTGCAGCGTTTGGGGAGAAATCTGGGAAGGAGCCACACGAAAGTAATTGGTTCTGAGATACAAATTGCCTTCACTCCCAAGGGCACGGCGTTCGGaaggaaccggggggggggggtctctggTCAGCCAGCAATTTTACTCGTTAGTCCTAATCATTTTGGACAGGGGAGTTTAATATATCTTTCACTCCTCCCAGTCTCCTCCTTGACCCCATATTCCAGAACGTTTTCTGCTGATTTAACTTATGAAGCagttgtcttctctctctctctcttacacccaCACTTCAACCCTAAATAAGTATATATTTCTGTGTATATGACCTCTTGTTTAAATGGCAgtgttcttccctccccccccccgattgtgGATTGCACGTTTGCATATattatctcccccacccacccaacctggTATCCACTAGatatgttggaatgcaactcacatcatccccagctagtgtggacattagccatgttggctggagtgAATGGGCGGATTTGCGTAATTTGCGTGAATTCAGCTGTAGTTTGTGCAcgttgctcagaaatttgtgcaaattgcagattcAGGTGTGATTTGCGCgcattgctcagaaatgtgcataaattgcagaaccttcccctccccaaaatgcacaaGAAAAGTTCCTGGGGTTTGGGGGACAGCTCGTGGCCTGGCTCACAGACGCAAAGCACGTTGCACATGCTGCAGAACTCCTTTGAGCCGAAAAAGAACGGGATGTCCCCGCAAcggatagaacctgggaccttctgcatacaacacAG encodes:
- the PLPP7 gene encoding inactive phospholipid phosphatase 7; translation: MPAAQSRARARDRNVLNRAEFLSLNQPLKGAQEPRSSGRRPNSQGGAAPAPSEGAKERRQSQQLPEEDCMLLNPSFKGIAYNSLLAIDISLSKRLGVCASNASAWGNARSMINLIGITGHGVPWIGGTLVCLVKSSTLAGQEVLLNLLLALLFDIIIVASLQKMAKRKGPYDISPGLLDYLTMDIYAFPAGHASRAAMVSKFFLNHLVLAVPLRILLVLWAVLVGLSRIMVGRHHVTDVLSGFAFGYLHFRLVEVMWMSSNTCQMLISMW